Proteins encoded within one genomic window of Candidatus Binatia bacterium:
- a CDS encoding AMP-binding protein, with protein sequence MIEPCSHLGQIPVALASRYGKRPAILDERGEMDFRDLARAAEARAGFFRRMGSGRGARVGLLAGNGAEWLALAFGAWQAGLVLVPISTFVTPRELEEIVRAADLRILVFDPRFRARDLASVVARVSENWRFERVVSLPDVEREASSGAGGADFGEREDPACILFTSGTTAEPKGVELSHRALTATVWPTAERTGLDASDLLLSTLPLFWVAGLAIRALPTLVAGCALVLPESFAAETVLALLERYRPTALHLRPAQVGVLRSHPRFRPELFDRVRRGNGRTDWFPEFAGRDVRFITGYGMTEMSGYVTALDWRDPPEKRRFGFGKPLPGVEIRIVGPDGRALRAGETGEVRVRGPGLFSRYLGRKPASGLDAEGFFVTGDLGRFDEDGFFEFVGRTKDLLRVKGVNVSPAEVEFVLGRHPSVEAVHVVGLPPGAAEQEIVALVVVRPGARATEKELREHAERTLSSYKRPSHYLFVERGEIPLSSTSKPRRDGLERLAASRLGKREL encoded by the coding sequence ATGATCGAGCCCTGCTCTCACCTCGGGCAGATTCCCGTGGCGCTCGCTTCCCGTTACGGGAAGAGGCCTGCGATCCTGGACGAGCGGGGAGAGATGGACTTCCGAGACCTCGCACGTGCCGCGGAAGCTCGTGCGGGGTTTTTCCGCCGCATGGGGTCGGGGCGCGGAGCGAGGGTGGGGTTGCTCGCCGGAAACGGGGCCGAGTGGCTCGCCCTTGCCTTCGGAGCCTGGCAGGCGGGCCTCGTGCTCGTGCCCATCTCGACGTTCGTCACCCCGCGGGAGCTCGAGGAGATCGTGCGGGCCGCCGATTTGCGGATTCTCGTCTTCGACCCGCGCTTCCGGGCGCGGGACCTCGCCTCCGTCGTCGCGCGGGTGTCCGAGAACTGGCGCTTCGAGCGCGTCGTCTCCCTTCCGGACGTGGAGCGGGAAGCTTCCTCCGGCGCCGGTGGCGCCGACTTCGGCGAGCGCGAAGATCCGGCGTGCATCCTTTTCACGTCGGGGACGACGGCGGAACCCAAAGGCGTCGAGCTTTCCCATCGGGCCTTGACCGCCACGGTCTGGCCGACGGCGGAGCGGACGGGACTCGACGCCTCGGACCTCTTGCTTTCCACGCTGCCGCTCTTCTGGGTGGCGGGGCTCGCGATCCGCGCCCTTCCGACGCTCGTTGCGGGCTGTGCTCTCGTTCTCCCCGAAAGTTTCGCGGCCGAGACCGTGCTTGCGCTACTCGAGCGTTACCGTCCGACGGCTCTCCACCTCCGCCCGGCGCAGGTGGGAGTCTTGCGAAGCCATCCCCGTTTTCGGCCCGAGCTTTTCGACCGTGTCCGGCGTGGCAACGGGCGTACGGACTGGTTTCCGGAGTTCGCGGGCAGGGACGTTCGTTTCATCACGGGCTACGGCATGACGGAGATGTCGGGGTACGTGACGGCGCTCGACTGGCGGGACCCGCCCGAAAAACGGAGGTTCGGTTTCGGTAAGCCGCTTCCCGGGGTCGAAATCCGGATCGTCGGCCCGGACGGCCGAGCGCTGCGCGCGGGCGAAACGGGAGAGGTCCGTGTGCGCGGCCCCGGGCTCTTTTCGCGCTACCTCGGGCGGAAGCCTGCGAGCGGACTCGACGCGGAGGGTTTTTTCGTGACCGGGGACCTCGGGCGATTCGACGAGGATGGTTTTTTCGAGTTCGTGGGGCGCACGAAGGACCTCTTGCGCGTGAAGGGCGTCAACGTCTCGCCCGCCGAGGTCGAGTTCGTCCTCGGCCGGCATCCCTCCGTCGAGGCCGTCCACGTGGTCGGTCTTCCCCCGGGCGCCGCGGAGCAGGAAATCGTGGCGCTCGTGGTGGTGCGTCCCGGCGCTCGGGCCACCGAAAAGGAGCTTCGCGAGCACGCGGAACGAACGCTTTCGTCCTACAAACGCCCCTCGCACTACCTTTTCGTCGAGCGCGGGGAAATTCCTCTGAGCTCGACCTCGAAGCCCCGCAGGGACGGTCTCGAGCGACTGGCTGCCTCGCGCCTCGGAAAGCGAGAGCTCTGA
- a CDS encoding ATP-dependent acyl-CoA ligase, protein MAELVLDVLSDRVSRYGAKPFLRHEGRVVSYSDFDVETNRAANLLLRLGLEKGDRATLALGNRLEYLVLAFGILKAGGVFHPINPALGDAELSYVLGHAEPRVVFARAEDRERIARVAPKARVVTAGAELAELLRGASPEPPPVRVTAEDASTLLYTSGTTGTPKGVLFRHRSTGAAGRHFLEALRIVPEDTILAVTPLFHGNAWGAAVTALQAGATFAFPETFHASRFWPLVHECRATVLYTLGTILAILLQQEPSELERTNPLRVVLGLGSAPVRDEVLRRFGVEHVAECYGSTDAGVVTITPFGASPRPGSAGPPVPGVEVRILDDEGRELPVGEVGEICVRSPHRLAEYFRDPEETRRAFFGEWFRTGDLGYLDRDGWLYFVDRKKDIIRRGGENISSVLVEKTLREHPAVAEVAVVGVPDPVLGQEVKAFVVPRAPVTEEELRAFASARLARFQVPRFWEFRDSLPKTSTQRVEKYKLREEASRGRKPLLG, encoded by the coding sequence ATGGCGGAGCTCGTCCTCGACGTTCTTTCGGACCGCGTCTCGCGCTACGGGGCGAAGCCGTTTCTCCGCCACGAAGGCAGGGTCGTTTCGTACTCCGACTTCGACGTCGAAACGAACCGGGCGGCGAACCTGCTCCTGCGGCTCGGTCTCGAGAAAGGCGATCGCGCGACTCTCGCTCTCGGGAATCGCCTCGAATACCTCGTCCTGGCCTTCGGCATCCTGAAGGCGGGCGGGGTTTTCCACCCGATCAATCCGGCCCTCGGGGACGCCGAGCTTTCCTACGTTCTCGGTCACGCGGAGCCCCGGGTCGTTTTCGCAAGGGCCGAGGACCGCGAGCGCATCGCCAGGGTCGCCCCGAAAGCACGCGTCGTCACCGCGGGGGCCGAGCTCGCGGAGCTTCTGCGGGGGGCCTCTCCCGAGCCCCCGCCCGTCCGCGTGACGGCGGAGGATGCCTCCACACTTCTCTATACCTCGGGTACCACGGGAACGCCGAAGGGAGTTCTCTTCCGGCATCGGAGCACGGGCGCGGCGGGTCGCCACTTCCTCGAGGCGCTCCGGATCGTTCCCGAGGACACGATTCTCGCCGTCACCCCGCTTTTTCACGGCAACGCCTGGGGTGCGGCGGTGACGGCGCTCCAGGCCGGGGCCACCTTCGCGTTCCCCGAAACGTTCCACGCCTCGCGCTTCTGGCCTCTGGTCCACGAGTGCCGCGCGACGGTCCTCTACACGCTCGGGACGATTCTCGCGATCCTGCTCCAACAGGAGCCCTCCGAGCTCGAGCGAACGAACCCCTTGCGCGTCGTCCTGGGACTCGGAAGCGCCCCGGTTCGCGACGAAGTGCTGCGCAGGTTCGGCGTCGAGCACGTCGCGGAGTGCTACGGGTCGACCGACGCCGGCGTGGTGACGATCACGCCTTTCGGCGCGTCGCCTCGCCCGGGTTCCGCGGGCCCTCCGGTTCCGGGGGTGGAAGTGCGCATTCTCGACGACGAGGGAAGGGAGTTGCCCGTGGGGGAAGTGGGCGAGATCTGCGTGCGGTCCCCGCATCGGCTGGCCGAGTACTTCCGGGATCCCGAGGAGACCCGTCGCGCGTTTTTCGGAGAGTGGTTCCGCACGGGTGACCTGGGCTACCTGGACCGCGACGGCTGGCTTTACTTCGTCGACCGGAAAAAGGACATCATCCGGCGCGGAGGCGAGAACATCTCTTCGGTGCTCGTGGAGAAGACGCTGCGGGAGCATCCTGCGGTGGCGGAGGTCGCGGTCGTCGGCGTTCCGGATCCCGTTCTCGGCCAGGAGGTGAAGGCGTTCGTCGTTCCCAGGGCCCCCGTGACCGAAGAAGAACTACGCGCCTTCGCCTCGGCCAGGCTCGCCCGCTTTCAGGTTCCCCGCTTCTGGGAGTTTCGCGACTCGCTCCCCAAGACCTCGACGCAGCGGGTGGAGAAATACAAGCTTCGCGAGGAAGCGAGTCGAGGCCGAAAACCCCTGCTCGGCTGA